A portion of the Natronococcus sp. AD-5 genome contains these proteins:
- a CDS encoding BGTF surface domain-containing protein produces the protein MSKTTTYREKGRAVFLAALMVMSVFAMSAAFAGGAAASHDEGEDIVFNDQAIGEDPNGDEVFFIEGVTAHSGQHLVVTASDGTEVLSTQFEQDVSDVGFLVSASAADDYTANIYADDGGSPDTAASQASATASVYDASISVSNQDYVGDTVDQINVDTADLLDGGQDDTSFDVVITDDDDTELGSATGLTGENDDVVVDVSSLDEETDVTATIEVGSSALQTFDGDEVANVDDSATMTPGAEPDETVAASSLDGNLYWDGQQVLVTGLDEQEDVQLREDQGSSGSSLVEELATDSNGEVVVDTSGLEGDYFLRGPATSSLSNGETDSFEVSAQSLDAEFGADTVENDNTVDLELDSNRGTYSLNVNSDDLSDEDLADIFGDNFDVDQNSVDDDDDDGITLVDVNDGTYEADFTGIDTGEYALNFGSTDTSAEASASVEVIEAAEGDLEFSDSDVIETLSNTAEFTVELENTNTAFVRVGTIEDTNYEVFLELEDGNEDGEVTVQMDTTAAHNDLANAYTAADEDDDVSVDTVVDTTSNPIEAGEYPLSVSTTSGESFDDNEEDTAFLILEDREGLDEDDLSTYTAPVDAEFDLDDDETFADLDVTVTETDAIANGDQLLAVLETDSLHTYFDDADDFSDVNNALNDEGDLNLIIEEEDSSPNADPITWATDSDADFDNDISEYITIVDANQSEGTVIFLVDYEAINEDETIDDLSEDQSYDVTFSIAHDSEYATEEAAENEEDEEAAASFDLDEREFSLDDSNAELPASENATVTGETNVAPGTEVSDRVRSSGNFTMSGDTEVAADGSFAIEHDLSEADAGMSYTITVDEAGGLSDDLAGALVEDDSPETYDLDVTVEDEDGNALDAEVTVDGESDWGQIENGTYTVTADADGYESASEDVTIDGDDESVTLTLEEEEANGGNGGNGGNGGADDDGSTDDDSTDDDSTDDDSTDDDSTDDDESSDDRTPGFGVGVALVALLAAAMLALRRQD, from the coding sequence ATGAGCAAAACCACAACCTACCGCGAAAAGGGACGTGCAGTGTTCCTGGCCGCGCTTATGGTCATGTCTGTCTTCGCCATGTCCGCAGCGTTTGCGGGCGGGGCGGCGGCAAGCCATGATGAAGGTGAGGATATAGTATTCAATGACCAAGCTATTGGAGAGGATCCGAACGGCGATGAAGTCTTCTTCATCGAAGGTGTAACAGCACACAGCGGTCAACATCTGGTAGTCACTGCCAGTGATGGGACTGAAGTCTTGTCGACTCAGTTCGAACAAGATGTTAGTGATGTAGGATTCCTGGTTTCGGCTAGCGCAGCAGACGACTACACTGCTAACATCTACGCTGACGATGGTGGTAGTCCTGATACCGCAGCTTCGCAGGCATCTGCGACTGCCTCCGTCTACGATGCGTCCATTTCCGTCAGTAACCAAGATTACGTGGGCGACACGGTCGATCAGATCAACGTTGATACTGCTGACCTGCTCGACGGCGGACAGGACGATACTTCGTTCGACGTCGTTATCACTGACGATGACGACACGGAACTTGGCAGTGCAACGGGCCTGACGGGCGAAAATGACGATGTGGTCGTTGACGTTTCCTCGCTTGATGAGGAAACGGACGTCACCGCGACGATCGAAGTTGGCAGTTCGGCCCTTCAGACATTTGATGGCGACGAAGTTGCCAATGTCGATGATTCGGCCACCATGACGCCTGGCGCCGAACCAGACGAGACTGTTGCAGCTTCCAGCCTTGATGGCAACCTCTACTGGGACGGTCAGCAGGTGCTCGTGACTGGCCTAGACGAGCAGGAAGACGTCCAGCTTCGTGAAGACCAGGGTAGCAGTGGTTCCTCTCTCGTTGAGGAACTCGCTACGGACTCGAACGGCGAAGTCGTAGTCGACACCAGCGGCCTGGAGGGTGACTACTTCCTCCGCGGCCCTGCTACCTCCAGTCTGTCCAACGGTGAAACGGATTCCTTTGAGGTCTCGGCTCAGTCCCTTGACGCTGAATTCGGTGCAGACACTGTCGAGAACGACAACACGGTCGACCTCGAACTTGACTCTAACCGTGGTACCTACTCGCTGAATGTCAACTCTGACGACCTCAGCGACGAGGACCTCGCTGACATCTTCGGAGACAACTTCGACGTTGACCAGAACTCCGTCGACGACGATGACGATGATGGCATCACGCTCGTGGACGTCAACGACGGCACCTACGAAGCGGACTTCACCGGCATCGACACCGGTGAATACGCTCTCAACTTTGGATCGACCGACACGTCCGCTGAAGCAAGCGCAAGTGTCGAAGTGATCGAAGCGGCTGAGGGTGACCTCGAATTCAGCGACTCTGACGTCATTGAGACGCTCAGTAACACCGCTGAGTTCACGGTCGAACTCGAGAACACCAACACGGCCTTCGTCCGCGTTGGCACGATCGAGGACACGAACTACGAGGTTTTCCTCGAACTCGAAGACGGTAACGAGGACGGCGAAGTCACTGTCCAGATGGACACGACCGCCGCACACAACGATCTCGCAAACGCCTACACGGCGGCTGACGAAGACGACGACGTGAGCGTTGACACTGTTGTTGACACCACGTCCAACCCGATTGAGGCTGGCGAGTACCCGCTCTCGGTCTCGACGACCAGCGGTGAATCCTTCGACGACAACGAGGAGGACACCGCCTTCCTGATCCTCGAGGACCGCGAGGGTCTCGACGAGGACGACCTCAGTACGTACACCGCACCGGTGGACGCTGAGTTCGACCTCGACGACGACGAGACGTTCGCAGACCTCGACGTGACCGTCACCGAGACGGACGCAATCGCCAACGGCGACCAGCTGCTGGCCGTCCTCGAGACGGACAGTCTCCACACCTACTTCGATGACGCTGATGACTTCAGCGACGTTAACAACGCTCTTAACGATGAGGGCGATCTCAACCTGATTATCGAAGAGGAAGACTCGTCACCAAACGCTGATCCGATTACGTGGGCCACTGACTCGGACGCCGACTTCGACAACGACATCTCCGAGTACATTACGATCGTCGATGCGAACCAGTCCGAGGGCACCGTTATCTTCCTCGTTGACTACGAAGCGATCAACGAGGACGAAACCATCGATGACCTCTCGGAGGATCAGAGCTACGACGTGACCTTCTCGATCGCACACGATTCCGAGTACGCGACTGAGGAAGCTGCGGAGAACGAAGAGGACGAAGAAGCAGCCGCCTCGTTCGACCTCGACGAGCGTGAGTTCTCGCTCGACGACAGCAACGCGGAGCTGCCCGCGTCCGAGAATGCAACCGTGACCGGCGAGACCAACGTCGCGCCCGGTACGGAAGTCTCCGACCGCGTCCGCTCCTCCGGTAACTTCACGATGTCCGGTGACACGGAAGTTGCCGCTGACGGCTCCTTCGCGATTGAGCACGACCTCAGCGAGGCCGACGCAGGTATGTCGTATACCATCACCGTCGATGAAGCCGGTGGTCTGAGTGATGACCTCGCAGGCGCACTCGTCGAAGACGACTCCCCTGAGACCTACGACCTCGACGTAACCGTTGAGGACGAGGACGGGAACGCTCTCGATGCTGAAGTGACGGTCGACGGCGAGTCCGACTGGGGCCAGATCGAGAACGGTACGTACACCGTCACCGCTGACGCTGACGGCTACGAGTCCGCTTCCGAGGACGTCACCATCGACGGTGACGACGAGAGTGTCACGCTGACGCTCGAAGAGGAAGAGGCGAACGGCGGTAACGGTGGCAACGGTGGCAACGGTGGCGCCGACGATGACGGCAGCACCGACGACGACAGCACTGACGACGACAGCACCGACGACGACAGCACCGACGACGACAGCACTGACGACGACGAGTCGTCTGACGACCGTACGCCCGGCTTCGGTGTCGGCGTTGCTCTCGTCGCGCTGCTCGCCGCCGCCATGCTGGCGCTCCGCCGTCAGGACTAA
- a CDS encoding DUF7289 family protein codes for MTIQPGEQFLLGDRGQSEVLGIVLLLGFTILSATSLFVVGIDAVDSHQETTEVGVAENELALLGSKVSEVALGDSAVQAVTVDNTGGSYEVQEDVGSIEIIHVDREGNGNEEPIDEFSLGEVTYTNGDNRVAYQGGGVWKQQNGRTSMVSPPEFHYRHGTLTLPVVNVAGEDQASGKSTIVAQRSSDTTRVYPNPDRTYDDGTTEYVNPIEEGKIKVVVQSEYYMGWKKYFEDRTEGDVTYDSEDQTASVELTSFGDQGLTDLVNGESINIRAADDEDPMDDFTLTLAGDGSSSLNNLDWTLTIDGTEAVHLHAKGSGDVSVTIDDPDSDGEWKATNVYEIEDGNPDTVEIDLMSEAIAEHSDTDDEKQIGEAFNDLIEAEGGEVDLTVEDSPGKQRVDHSESMAEIYYEGDGSVITYLQITENDVKVKFN; via the coding sequence ATGACTATTCAACCTGGAGAGCAGTTTCTTCTGGGAGACCGAGGACAGTCAGAAGTTCTTGGAATTGTTCTTTTGTTAGGATTTACTATCCTCTCTGCGACTTCACTTTTCGTTGTTGGAATCGATGCCGTTGACAGCCACCAGGAAACGACGGAAGTAGGCGTCGCAGAGAACGAATTAGCTCTTCTCGGTTCAAAAGTCTCTGAAGTAGCACTCGGCGATTCAGCAGTCCAAGCGGTTACTGTCGATAATACCGGTGGATCCTACGAAGTACAAGAAGATGTTGGATCCATCGAGATCATACACGTTGATCGAGAAGGAAACGGAAACGAGGAGCCGATTGACGAGTTTTCGTTAGGGGAAGTCACATACACAAACGGTGATAATCGAGTTGCATATCAGGGCGGTGGAGTCTGGAAACAGCAAAATGGACGAACATCAATGGTGTCACCGCCGGAATTCCACTACCGACACGGCACACTGACGCTTCCCGTCGTTAACGTCGCAGGCGAAGATCAGGCTTCAGGGAAGTCTACCATTGTTGCCCAGCGATCGAGTGATACCACTCGAGTCTATCCAAATCCAGACCGAACCTATGATGACGGCACAACAGAATATGTGAACCCAATTGAGGAGGGGAAGATCAAAGTTGTTGTTCAGAGTGAATATTATATGGGTTGGAAGAAATACTTTGAAGACCGAACTGAAGGCGATGTCACCTATGATTCTGAAGATCAGACTGCTAGCGTAGAGCTGACTTCGTTTGGAGACCAGGGTCTAACAGACTTAGTCAACGGCGAGTCGATAAATATCCGAGCAGCCGATGATGAAGACCCAATGGACGATTTCACTCTCACGCTCGCTGGTGATGGATCCTCGAGCTTGAACAATCTCGATTGGACTCTTACAATTGACGGAACTGAGGCCGTCCATCTTCATGCGAAAGGCAGCGGTGATGTGAGCGTAACAATTGACGATCCTGATTCGGATGGTGAGTGGAAGGCAACAAATGTCTACGAAATCGAAGACGGGAATCCAGATACCGTCGAAATAGATCTTATGAGCGAGGCAATCGCAGAGCACTCTGATACCGACGATGAGAAACAGATCGGCGAGGCATTTAATGATCTTATCGAAGCAGAGGGTGGTGAAGTTGACCTAACCGTTGAAGATAGCCCTGGTAAGCAGCGGGTAGACCATAGCGAATCGATGGCAGAGATCTACTATGAGGGTGACGGGAGCGTTATTACGTATCTACAGATTACAGAAAACGACGTCAAAGTAAAATTCAACTGA
- a CDS encoding DUF7289 family protein — protein MDDRAVSELVGYVILFGMVVLVASTIVVVGTSTLADSRDREQINNAEAAFEILAGNIDDQASDRAVGRSTEIRVSSADLYFGAEEEFTVSVTPDGGTEQVYLMEGEPIVYESEHGSKVVYSNGALFRETDQESRMVTEPGFKVDTERTVLPHTSISGSDQYLSIGGSETVLVRTEQRTPRFYQNITADTYEIEIEVVTESARATTWEGYLETHDELDCETNEISDERSSVTCDPYTTSELYIPETRLSGEFS, from the coding sequence ATGGATGATCGCGCAGTTAGCGAACTAGTTGGGTATGTCATCCTCTTCGGGATGGTTGTACTGGTCGCAAGTACGATCGTAGTTGTCGGGACATCCACGTTGGCTGACTCTCGAGACAGAGAGCAGATCAACAACGCCGAAGCAGCATTCGAAATCCTCGCTGGGAATATTGACGATCAGGCAAGCGACCGTGCGGTTGGCCGATCCACAGAGATTCGAGTTTCGAGTGCTGATCTGTATTTCGGAGCTGAAGAGGAATTTACCGTGAGCGTTACTCCAGACGGAGGCACAGAACAAGTCTATCTAATGGAAGGAGAACCGATTGTCTACGAATCAGAACACGGTTCGAAAGTAGTCTATTCGAATGGCGCGCTATTCCGCGAAACAGATCAAGAGAGTCGAATGGTCACCGAACCGGGCTTCAAAGTCGACACTGAAAGAACTGTGCTGCCACACACGTCAATTAGTGGCTCTGATCAGTATCTTTCGATAGGGGGGTCAGAGACGGTTCTCGTTCGGACTGAGCAACGAACCCCCCGGTTCTATCAGAATATAACTGCAGATACCTATGAAATCGAGATTGAGGTCGTCACTGAATCAGCTCGTGCCACTACTTGGGAGGGATATTTAGAGACACACGATGAGTTAGATTGTGAGACCAATGAGATCTCAGATGAGAGATCTTCAGTGACCTGTGATCCGTATACAACCAGCGAGCTGTACATCCCAGAAACACGTCTCTCTGGAGAATTCAGTTGA
- a CDS encoding DUF7266 family protein: MTDRALSNVLSYSLLLAVTIVVVTGVSIAAGGLLESQQERAVQEELDVIGERMAADLQTADRLAQTESETKELTVTSNSPQTVSEGRYMVAIEGNDPTILTLEGPETGVTVETKVVTTTQIEETQLSGGTLEISYDSSADKLVVSNG; this comes from the coding sequence ATGACTGACAGAGCACTCTCAAATGTGCTTAGTTATTCGCTTCTCCTGGCCGTTACCATTGTCGTTGTTACTGGCGTATCGATCGCCGCTGGTGGATTACTGGAATCACAACAGGAACGAGCCGTCCAGGAAGAATTAGACGTGATCGGAGAGCGGATGGCAGCGGATCTCCAGACTGCCGATCGACTTGCCCAAACTGAGAGTGAAACCAAGGAACTCACGGTTACATCGAATTCACCACAGACGGTCAGTGAGGGACGCTATATGGTTGCTATCGAAGGTAATGATCCAACCATACTCACTCTTGAGGGGCCAGAGACAGGCGTTACAGTCGAAACAAAAGTTGTGACTACGACCCAGATCGAAGAAACTCAGCTTAGCGGGGGAACACTTGAAATCAGCTATGACTCTAGCGCTGATAAGTTGGTGGTTTCAAATGGATGA
- a CDS encoding DUF7261 family protein, translating to MADVSPFSRYEQDRDQSDRGQLLVLTGLMLAVTLVILAVLLNSVIYAENLGTRGSDIGGGDPVKTEKSLTVAAEDLMIEINQNSDSQDNHNALADDLEVEIIEWYEQANQYVVHDGDYSEIQNLETTNGVQIRQTSPGTFESADGEADPSWEVVREEDNARNYVVKVTDVHQTANNPDASELDTLSAFHIAAESDSNVWNAHIYHDEDTGNNVLAAEDGSDIIAKCDIDESNPTINFSASTVSGESCEAAVFASNLDSSYSISYENSDQIEGEYELTVDNPALENSEKFNGPGGGDPYAVSGIYSADIEFRYEGSQIEYESVIRVAPGKL from the coding sequence ATGGCGGATGTAAGCCCATTCAGTCGCTATGAGCAGGACCGTGATCAATCAGACCGAGGCCAGTTACTCGTCCTCACTGGACTCATGCTTGCGGTCACATTGGTGATCCTCGCTGTGTTGCTGAATAGCGTGATCTATGCAGAGAACTTGGGAACGAGAGGGAGTGATATCGGCGGCGGAGACCCAGTCAAGACAGAAAAATCGCTGACGGTTGCTGCAGAAGATCTCATGATTGAGATCAATCAAAATTCGGATTCTCAAGACAATCATAATGCATTGGCTGACGATCTCGAAGTTGAGATTATCGAATGGTATGAGCAAGCCAACCAGTATGTAGTTCATGACGGCGATTACAGCGAGATACAGAACCTCGAGACGACGAACGGTGTCCAAATTCGGCAGACATCACCTGGTACGTTCGAAAGTGCGGATGGAGAAGCAGATCCATCTTGGGAGGTCGTCCGAGAGGAAGACAATGCCCGAAACTACGTGGTCAAAGTCACTGATGTGCATCAGACCGCGAACAATCCAGATGCTTCAGAGTTAGATACGCTTAGTGCGTTTCATATAGCAGCGGAATCCGACAGCAATGTCTGGAATGCTCACATCTATCATGACGAGGATACAGGAAATAATGTACTAGCAGCAGAAGATGGGTCTGATATTATCGCAAAGTGTGATATCGATGAGTCAAATCCGACTATAAACTTCTCAGCATCGACGGTAAGCGGTGAATCTTGTGAAGCTGCAGTTTTTGCATCCAATCTTGACTCGTCCTACAGCATTTCTTATGAAAATTCAGACCAGATTGAAGGAGAATACGAACTTACAGTTGACAATCCAGCCTTAGAGAACTCAGAGAAATTCAATGGGCCTGGTGGTGGGGATCCGTATGCCGTCTCTGGAATCTACTCTGCAGACATCGAGTTCCGATACGAGGGATCCCAGATCGAGTACGAATCAGTAATTCGTGTCGCACCGGGGAAACTATGA
- a CDS encoding DUF7288 family protein, translating to MRDRGQIHALEGIFAAILLIMSLTFALQVSAVTPMTESTSSQHIENQQEAVAHDLLEATAEDGSLKSAVLYWDHVNYEYHDSSKEGLYHNDMPESLTLGKELKTSFTDRGIAYNLRVNYMDDGETRSWVVVNQGEPTDQSVTATQKITLYDSDSFYDENEDDTGEELQNNEHNFYISDEGSGELYNVVEIELIVWRM from the coding sequence ATGAGGGATAGAGGACAGATTCACGCGCTAGAAGGGATATTTGCTGCAATCTTGCTGATAATGAGTCTCACATTTGCACTGCAGGTTTCTGCTGTGACGCCAATGACAGAGAGTACCTCGAGTCAGCACATTGAAAATCAACAAGAGGCAGTTGCACACGATCTACTCGAAGCAACTGCAGAAGATGGATCGCTCAAATCTGCGGTGCTATACTGGGATCACGTGAATTATGAATATCATGACTCCAGTAAAGAAGGACTCTATCACAATGATATGCCAGAGAGTCTTACATTAGGTAAAGAGCTGAAAACATCGTTCACTGATCGTGGGATCGCCTACAATTTGCGTGTGAACTATATGGACGATGGGGAGACCCGTTCTTGGGTGGTTGTCAATCAGGGTGAACCAACCGATCAGTCGGTTACAGCGACTCAGAAAATTACGCTCTACGATTCAGACAGTTTCTACGATGAAAATGAAGACGATACTGGAGAAGAGCTTCAGAATAACGAACACAACTTCTATATTTCGGATGAAGGGAGTGGCGAATTATACAACGTTGTTGAAATTGAGTTGATAGTATGGCGGATGTAA
- a CDS encoding DUF7287 family protein, translating into MRYDQIDRGQTPFDFMLGFSIFIMAVVFIFMMAPGLITPFSEGQSADPLFADRTADYLSESKLVDSPATAELNTTKADEFFDQNNDELYSSIGADEHMRVHVEIEGPVVDYEVGPNYPDDNNQVTITQRKVSKDNKLHWLYVRVW; encoded by the coding sequence ATGAGGTATGATCAAATCGACCGTGGTCAGACGCCATTTGACTTCATGCTAGGATTTTCCATATTCATCATGGCAGTCGTATTTATATTTATGATGGCTCCTGGGTTGATAACCCCCTTCAGTGAGGGGCAATCTGCCGATCCGCTATTCGCTGATCGGACAGCAGATTATCTTTCAGAATCGAAGCTCGTAGATTCGCCAGCAACGGCAGAGTTGAACACAACCAAAGCAGACGAGTTTTTCGATCAGAATAACGACGAACTCTATTCCTCTATCGGAGCTGACGAGCACATGCGTGTTCATGTGGAAATAGAGGGGCCAGTGGTAGACTACGAAGTTGGTCCCAATTATCCAGATGACAATAATCAAGTGACAATCACCCAACGAAAAGTGTCGAAAGATAACAAATTACACTGGTTGTACGTGAGGGTCTGGTGA
- a CDS encoding type IV pilin N-terminal domain-containing protein yields MDLKIIRNKLVGNDQERAVSPVIGVILMVAITVILAAVIAAFVLDMGDSMGDGPVNAVVGTEIDASNDNIEFTLEDGGNAATFYIRGDLDDSGGADVDEIELTSLDDVGSSEVVADSDDPGLKTTGSINIIAVGDGGEESIIGEEDWDFS; encoded by the coding sequence ATGGATCTGAAAATCATTCGTAATAAGCTGGTCGGTAACGATCAGGAACGAGCTGTATCGCCGGTTATAGGCGTCATCCTTATGGTGGCTATAACTGTAATTCTCGCGGCCGTGATCGCCGCATTCGTGCTGGATATGGGTGACAGTATGGGTGATGGTCCGGTGAATGCAGTTGTCGGAACGGAGATAGACGCCTCTAATGACAACATTGAATTCACTTTGGAAGATGGAGGGAATGCTGCTACGTTCTACATCCGTGGCGATCTTGATGATAGTGGTGGCGCCGACGTTGATGAGATTGAGCTAACTAGTCTTGACGACGTAGGCAGTAGCGAAGTGGTTGCAGATTCGGACGACCCTGGACTAAAGACCACTGGCAGCATCAACATCATCGCGGTTGGTGATGGCGGAGAAGAGAGTATCATAGGCGAAGAAGACTGGGACTTCAGCTAA
- a CDS encoding twin-arginine translocation signal domain-containing protein — MSGKITRRSFLGTGAIAAVGGAGVNSNTDVLEQPISAALSRTFDVDGDGTDHVQFVSTADPAGKRDSVLQATSQGNATKDYAVSLQNLTPAKLTLEDLVTDGLAYDYYVGADNTSMTPNEVCLVLSGRGKGMELVFRTKDDDRTGGWYTRDVTPELTGESDLPGSDQPWKRLHITRKNATAMDASNIEFLEENLLESFDAETRVRAAGLGHGTPTMEPSTIDTYYDGFTVASTEYELPTTE; from the coding sequence ATGTCGGGAAAAATAACACGTCGATCGTTCCTTGGAACCGGCGCCATCGCAGCAGTCGGCGGCGCGGGAGTCAACAGTAATACAGATGTGCTCGAGCAACCGATTTCGGCGGCATTATCACGCACGTTCGATGTCGATGGCGATGGCACGGATCACGTCCAGTTCGTGTCGACAGCGGATCCTGCAGGTAAACGAGATTCTGTGCTCCAGGCAACTTCACAGGGCAATGCTACGAAAGACTATGCAGTCTCGCTCCAGAATCTCACGCCTGCAAAGCTGACACTCGAGGATCTCGTCACCGATGGGTTGGCTTATGACTATTATGTGGGCGCAGACAATACCAGTATGACCCCAAACGAGGTCTGTCTCGTGCTTTCCGGCCGTGGAAAGGGGATGGAACTCGTTTTTCGGACGAAAGACGACGATCGGACTGGGGGCTGGTATACACGCGATGTGACGCCTGAACTCACTGGTGAGAGCGATCTCCCCGGAAGCGACCAACCCTGGAAGCGGCTGCACATTACCCGTAAGAACGCCACGGCGATGGACGCGAGCAACATCGAATTCCTCGAGGAGAACCTGCTCGAGAGCTTCGACGCCGAAACGAGAGTGCGAGCTGCCGGTCTCGGGCATGGAACGCCGACGATGGAACCATCGACCATCGATACCTATTATGATGGATTCACCGTCGCCAGTACGGAGTACGAGTTGCCGACGACCGAGTGA
- a CDS encoding type II toxin-antitoxin system VapC family toxin — translation MFTSRYVLAELATVILYRKDHQHAVSTLEEIRASETVNVVPVTGATFDAAHDRFVQYDDQEIVFFDHLGGALAHEYDIEHVFTFDPKDFRTLGFTVVPDGTGG, via the coding sequence GTGTTCACGAGCCGCTACGTCCTTGCCGAACTCGCGACTGTCATCCTCTATCGAAAGGATCACCAGCACGCTGTATCGACTCTCGAGGAGATTCGAGCCTCAGAGACTGTTAACGTGGTTCCCGTGACCGGAGCAACGTTTGACGCGGCGCATGACCGCTTCGTTCAGTACGACGACCAGGAGATCGTCTTCTTCGATCATCTCGGCGGCGCGCTGGCTCACGAATACGATATCGAGCACGTGTTTACATTCGACCCCAAGGATTTCCGTACGCTCGGATTCACTGTCGTCCCCGACGGCACCGGAGGGTGA
- a CDS encoding helix-turn-helix domain-containing protein, protein MHRHNCVHYVVKSMSRNDRGEYSPTVTDEEILAFIVRENQPIQTAQSVAEQFDFDRSQAYRRLQQLADEGLLEKAKVGGRAVVWWLSDEASQVAEATIRDVNPDDPIFDRETFEAGEPDDTSENIDEILYGDGTSGSA, encoded by the coding sequence GTGCACCGCCATAACTGTGTGCACTACGTAGTGAAGAGTATGAGTCGAAATGATCGAGGGGAGTACTCCCCGACAGTAACGGACGAAGAGATTCTCGCGTTCATCGTACGCGAAAACCAGCCGATCCAGACAGCACAGTCGGTCGCAGAGCAGTTCGATTTCGACCGTTCGCAGGCCTATCGACGACTCCAGCAGCTTGCCGATGAGGGACTGCTCGAAAAAGCGAAAGTCGGCGGCCGAGCTGTCGTCTGGTGGCTCTCTGACGAGGCCAGCCAGGTGGCTGAGGCAACGATTCGCGACGTCAATCCCGACGATCCGATATTCGACCGTGAGACCTTCGAAGCGGGAGAACCGGACGATACCTCTGAGAACATCGACGAAATTCTCTACGGTGACGGGACGTCCGGATCTGCATGA
- a CDS encoding HalX domain-containing protein, translating to MKIEPQDPSVLIISSSQDLIDLSTERLSNTYTVETAGGTEALDHLDKTVDILLFDRRMPDISIEDMHTTVQKRNPDCGSVLLTSRKPNFDILERGFDACLEKPVAEDELHETVNGLWSRMQYNEYLQEYLSLLSKQAATEAHKNTAESQTDPEFLELEERLSECEDELQELLSQFTDADYRALFHAFSDEAGDLNPQGQVDGYRTGI from the coding sequence ATGAAGATAGAGCCACAAGATCCGTCAGTATTAATCATCTCATCCAGCCAAGATTTAATAGATCTATCTACAGAACGACTGTCCAACACGTACACTGTGGAGACAGCTGGTGGAACAGAGGCACTTGACCATCTCGATAAGACGGTCGATATTCTATTGTTCGATCGGCGTATGCCAGATATCTCTATTGAAGACATGCATACTACGGTCCAAAAGCGAAATCCAGACTGCGGTAGTGTACTTCTTACGAGCCGAAAACCAAATTTCGACATTCTTGAACGTGGGTTTGATGCTTGCCTCGAGAAGCCTGTGGCCGAAGATGAGTTGCACGAGACTGTGAATGGGTTATGGAGTCGAATGCAATACAATGAATACCTCCAAGAGTACCTTTCCCTCCTCTCAAAACAGGCTGCCACTGAAGCCCACAAGAACACCGCTGAATCACAGACTGATCCAGAGTTCCTTGAATTGGAGGAGCGCCTTTCCGAGTGTGAAGACGAACTCCAAGAGTTACTATCTCAGTTTACAGATGCGGATTACCGAGCATTGTTTCATGCGTTTAGCGATGAAGCGGGAGACCTCAACCCACAGGGGCAAGTCGATGGTTATCGAACAGGAATCTGA